Part of the Candidatus Thermodiscus eudorianus genome is shown below.
GCAGATACCTATTCTCGCCCTCCATGGTTCGATACCGGGATAATTGAACTCCGGGAGCGGAGGGTAGTGTGAGGGTAGCGGGTTAGCGTGCTACCTATACATCATGGGGGCTATCAGAGATCGAGGCTAGAGTTCTTAGCATGCTAAGGGTATTGACTCTAGCATCGTGAAGAAATCCTCAATCCCTCCAGCCCTTCACAAGGCATCCAACCGTCAACCGGAGGGCTGGAACCCTCTCCTCATACTCATGGTAGCTGGGCCCGAGGAGCCTCCGGGCCTCCGGCTCCTCCACCTGCAATATGAAGAGGAGGCCGCCGGCCACTGGTATGGCGCTCGCGAGTATGCCTGGGAGGGTCCCTGAGGCGAGGCCGAGTCCCACCCCAACCATCATGAGGCCCAGCTGTGCCGGGTGGCGCATGCACGAGTATATGCCTCTGTCCACCAGCCTGTCGGGCGGGGTGAAGCGAGGGACCCTCCCCCTGTGCCCATAGAGCCTGAGGGTTCTACCAGCAACAATATTCAATACAACACCGTATATTATCAAGACGAGTCCGAGGACCATTGCAGCGTAGACGATCACGGGAGAGCCCAGGTCCCTGCATCCCCGGTAATAGTATCGTCCTAGGATGAATGGGGATAGGTCGAGCGCCAGCCAGTACAGAGCCCTCCACGCATAGACGATCCTAGCCGTCCCTCCATCCCCCAGGGGGCTTCTTTCGTATGACTCGATTATTTTTAGGACTCGTTGGTTACGGGAGTATTGTTGTCTTCGACGGGGAACCTCATGGTTTCTCTAGCGGTAGGCTTATTACTTACGGGGGGTGTAAGTTACTTACGGGGGGCATAAGTTGCTGTTTGATATTGCGCCCAAGGAAAGGCGAGAGGATCTCTACGATAGAGAGAATGAACTGAGAAGCCTAATGGAAGCCCTCAGACTTGGAGAGAGGCTTGTCATTGTCAGAGGCGTCCGGAGAATCGGCAAGTCAAGCCTAGTCAGAGTAGGTGTAAGGGAAGCTGGGATCCCCTATGCGCTGGTAGACGTTAGAGAGTTGTACTTTGAGGAGGGCTCTGTCAGGCTAGCCAGCCTCGTAGCCCGGATAGTGGATGCAATGAGGAGACGGTCCAAGTGGTACGAGAGGTTAGAGTTTAGACTAGGCGATGCCCTCGGCAAAGTCAAGGGGATCCACGCGGCTGGATTCAGCTTAGAGCTGAGACCTCCAGCCAAGCCCAGGCTGAC
Proteins encoded:
- a CDS encoding phosphatidylethanolamine N-methyltransferase family protein, yielding MIVYAAMVLGLVLIIYGVVLNIVAGRTLRLYGHRGRVPRFTPPDRLVDRGIYSCMRHPAQLGLMMVGVGLGLASGTLPGILASAIPVAGGLLFILQVEEPEARRLLGPSYHEYEERVPALRLTVGCLVKGWRD